In the Sediminibacter sp. Hel_I_10 genome, one interval contains:
- a CDS encoding Eco47II family restriction endonuclease, translating to MANKYLDYISDEHLLFCVENLYNSYQKAKANISKTKFYKNKIDTFKLTFDSKFNDLDEQTLIKTEINRQIDKSINNSIGTFHEEVLGVVEGYEIGKFSGFDIKAKDDTLFADIKNKHNTMNSSSAESLFQKLATYADRYKQAKCYWVQILAKGSFCEKWLGDINGKEYSHSRVYKISGDQFYQLVTGNEKAFFELYSILPKVINDFIDTKEDNKGNKDSALKEITESASESKRSILNEITFENYSYYLGFNRLQ from the coding sequence ATGGCAAATAAATACTTGGATTATATATCTGACGAACATCTTTTGTTCTGTGTTGAAAATTTATATAATTCATATCAAAAGGCTAAAGCTAATATTAGTAAAACTAAATTTTACAAAAACAAAATCGATACATTTAAATTAACTTTTGACTCTAAATTCAATGATTTAGATGAACAAACCTTAATTAAGACCGAAATTAATCGCCAGATCGATAAATCCATCAATAACTCCATTGGTACATTTCATGAAGAAGTACTTGGGGTAGTTGAGGGTTATGAAATAGGTAAATTTAGCGGATTTGATATTAAAGCAAAGGATGACACTTTATTCGCCGATATTAAGAATAAGCACAATACAATGAATAGTAGCTCTGCTGAAAGTCTTTTTCAAAAATTAGCCACTTATGCAGATCGTTATAAACAGGCAAAGTGCTATTGGGTTCAAATTTTAGCTAAAGGAAGTTTTTGTGAAAAATGGTTAGGTGATATAAATGGCAAAGAGTATAGTCATAGTAGAGTATATAAAATATCTGGAGATCAATTCTACCAATTAGTAACGGGAAATGAAAAAGCTTTTTTTGAATTATATTCTATCTTGCCAAAAGTAATCAATGATTTTATTGATACTAAAGAAGATAATAAAGGGAATAAAGATTCGGCCTTGAAAGAAATTACTGAAAGTGCGAGTGAAAGCAAACGTTCTATTTTAAACGAAATAACTTTTGAAAATTATAGCTATTATTTAGGATTCAATAGACTACAATAA
- the dcm gene encoding DNA (cytosine-5-)-methyltransferase, whose product MVIKDCYSLSEAAELLGKSKETLRRWDKEGKLPAFREPISEYRIYKKDDINNLLKPLFDDLDEVVDNYEKPLKEYKVLELFAGAGGLAIGLEKAGVKCAALNEIDRWACQTLRENRPSWNVLEGDIKSFNFEEFNGEVDIVTGGFPCQAFSYAGKKLGLEDARGTLFYEFARAVKEVNPPICIGENVKGLLSHEKGDTLKGMISILDEIGYNVMPVKVLKAVNYKVPQKRERLILVGVRKDIDVRYEYPKPYQTIYNLSDALKKGKLYKSNVPKSEGSKYPQHKKEVLDLVPPKGYWRDLPLELQKEYMGKSFYLGGGKTGMARRIGWDEPSLTLTCSPAQKQTERCHPDETRPFTVREYARIQTFPDEWNFAGSVSQQYKQIGNAVPCNLGKEIGYSIVKFLNNYYCSLLNPK is encoded by the coding sequence ATGGTTATAAAAGATTGTTATTCGCTTTCGGAAGCTGCAGAGCTATTAGGTAAAAGTAAAGAAACTTTGAGAAGATGGGATAAGGAAGGTAAACTTCCTGCCTTCAGAGAACCTATAAGCGAATATCGTATATATAAAAAAGATGATATTAATAATCTTTTAAAACCTTTGTTTGACGACCTTGACGAGGTAGTAGATAATTATGAAAAGCCACTAAAAGAATATAAGGTTCTCGAATTATTTGCAGGAGCAGGCGGTTTAGCGATTGGACTTGAAAAGGCAGGAGTAAAGTGTGCTGCTTTAAATGAAATTGATAGATGGGCTTGCCAAACTCTTCGAGAGAATAGACCAAGTTGGAATGTTTTAGAAGGCGATATAAAGTCTTTTAATTTTGAAGAATTTAATGGCGAAGTTGATATAGTTACTGGTGGTTTTCCTTGCCAAGCTTTTAGTTACGCTGGAAAAAAATTAGGGTTAGAAGATGCTAGAGGCACTTTGTTTTATGAATTTGCTCGTGCTGTTAAAGAGGTTAATCCGCCTATATGCATCGGTGAAAACGTAAAGGGTTTACTATCTCATGAAAAAGGCGATACATTGAAAGGCATGATTTCCATTCTTGATGAAATTGGCTATAATGTCATGCCTGTAAAGGTATTGAAAGCAGTTAATTATAAGGTTCCACAGAAACGAGAGCGATTGATTTTAGTTGGAGTAAGAAAAGATATAGATGTCAGATATGAATATCCTAAACCATACCAAACAATTTATAATTTGTCTGATGCTCTAAAGAAAGGAAAACTATATAAATCCAATGTACCTAAATCGGAAGGCTCAAAATATCCCCAGCACAAAAAGGAAGTTCTTGATTTAGTGCCTCCAAAAGGCTATTGGAGAGATTTGCCTTTAGAGTTACAAAAAGAGTATATGGGTAAAAGTTTTTACTTAGGAGGTGGCAAAACAGGTATGGCAAGGCGTATTGGTTGGGATGAACCAAGTTTAACATTAACATGTAGCCCTGCTCAAAAACAAACGGAAAGATGCCATCCAGATGAAACAAGGCCTTTTACTGTTCGTGAATATGCACGTATACAAACATTTCCTGATGAATGGAATTTTGCTGGATCAGTATCCCAACAGTATAAGCAAATAGGAAATGCCGTTCCTTGTAATTTAGGTAAGGAAATAGGTTATTCTATTGTGAAGTTTTTAAATAATTATTATTGTAGTCTATTGAATCCTAAATAA
- a CDS encoding lipocalin family protein, with translation MKLSKLLLLSILCVTVFSCSSDDDDNDSAVSAVGIWKLTAINLETPFDLNMDGTASTNFMAETDCYQNETILFNADGTGSFNYTSYAEIGIELNMDTNEDPIYTVECIDEIEFDTFNWVQNGNQITNPDDNDPDSSLTISGSQIILLLPGGFYASSPDDDSSVEVTSDITYIYTKQ, from the coding sequence ATGAAATTATCAAAATTACTTTTATTGTCAATCTTATGCGTAACCGTATTTTCTTGTTCATCAGATGATGATGACAATGACAGTGCAGTATCTGCAGTAGGTATATGGAAATTAACTGCCATCAATTTAGAAACCCCCTTCGATCTCAACATGGATGGTACAGCTTCAACAAATTTTATGGCGGAAACCGATTGTTATCAAAATGAAACCATTCTTTTTAATGCAGATGGAACAGGGTCATTCAACTATACCTCTTACGCTGAAATCGGAATTGAGCTCAATATGGATACCAACGAGGATCCTATTTATACAGTAGAATGTATAGACGAGATTGAGTTTGATACATTTAATTGGGTTCAAAACGGTAATCAAATCACTAATCCAGACGATAATGATCCTGATTCTAGTTTAACTATAAGTGGATCTCAAATTATTTTATTGCTACCAGGAGGTTTTTATGCTTCTAGTCCTGATGATGACTCTAGTGTTGAAGTCACTTCAGATATCACTTATATCTACACCAAACAATAA
- a CDS encoding ABC-F family ATP-binding cassette domain-containing protein gives MISVDNLAVEFSGHTLFSDVSFTINENDKIALMGKNGAGKSTMMKIIAGVQSASRGHVRCPKEAVIAYLPQHLLTEDDTTVFDEASKAFRHVYAMRDEMDALNKQLETRTDYESDAYMKIIERVSDLGEKYYALEDVNYDAEVEKALKGLGFKPDDFSRQTKEFSGGWRMRIELAKILLQKPDLILLDEPTNHIDIESVIWLEDFLVNKANAVVVISHDRAFIDHITNRTIEVTMGRIYDYKANYTHYLQLRQDRRAHQVKAYQEQQKFIADNMAFIERFKGTYSKTNQVSSRERMLEKLEIIEIDDVDTLALKLRFPPTNRSGDYPVTVKDVSKAYGDHVVFKNANMSIARGEKVCFVGRNGEGKSTMIKAILGDIDVEGTCSLGHNVKVGYFAQNQAALLDEDLTIFQTVDEVAKGDVRTQIKNILGRFMFKGDDIDKKVSVLSGGEKTRLAMVKLLLEPVNLLILDEPTNHLDLKSKDVLKEALQDFDGTLVLVSHDRDFLQGLSKKVFEFKDQRVIEHFETIDDFLARNRVESLKGLDL, from the coding sequence ATGATTTCAGTCGATAATTTAGCCGTAGAGTTTAGTGGACACACCCTTTTTAGTGACGTGTCCTTTACCATTAATGAGAACGATAAGATTGCCTTAATGGGTAAAAATGGCGCAGGAAAATCGACCATGATGAAAATTATTGCCGGCGTTCAAAGTGCCAGCCGTGGTCATGTAAGATGTCCCAAAGAGGCGGTGATCGCTTATTTGCCACAGCATCTGTTAACCGAAGATGATACTACGGTTTTTGACGAGGCCTCAAAGGCTTTTCGTCATGTGTATGCTATGCGTGATGAAATGGATGCGCTTAACAAACAGCTCGAAACACGAACCGATTACGAGTCTGACGCGTACATGAAGATCATTGAGCGTGTTTCAGATTTAGGTGAAAAATATTATGCCTTAGAAGATGTTAACTATGATGCCGAGGTAGAAAAAGCGCTGAAGGGTTTGGGCTTTAAACCAGACGATTTCAGCAGACAAACCAAGGAGTTTTCTGGCGGATGGCGCATGCGTATTGAACTCGCTAAAATCTTACTCCAAAAACCAGATTTAATTCTGTTAGATGAGCCTACCAATCACATTGATATCGAGTCGGTGATTTGGCTAGAGGATTTTTTGGTCAACAAGGCCAATGCCGTGGTGGTGATTTCTCATGATCGGGCTTTTATAGATCATATTACCAACCGTACCATAGAGGTCACCATGGGGCGTATTTATGATTATAAGGCCAACTATACCCATTACTTGCAATTGCGTCAAGACCGACGCGCCCATCAAGTTAAGGCTTACCAAGAGCAGCAAAAGTTTATTGCAGATAATATGGCCTTTATTGAGCGTTTTAAGGGCACTTACTCAAAAACCAACCAAGTGTCTTCCCGTGAGCGCATGCTTGAAAAATTAGAGATCATAGAAATTGACGACGTTGATACCTTGGCGTTAAAATTGCGTTTTCCACCCACCAACCGTTCGGGAGATTATCCAGTGACGGTTAAGGATGTTTCTAAAGCTTATGGCGATCATGTGGTGTTTAAAAATGCGAACATGTCTATTGCTAGAGGCGAAAAAGTGTGTTTTGTAGGAAGAAATGGCGAAGGTAAATCCACCATGATCAAAGCCATTTTAGGCGATATTGATGTTGAAGGCACCTGCAGTTTAGGGCATAATGTTAAGGTGGGCTATTTTGCACAAAACCAAGCTGCGTTGTTAGATGAAGACCTTACCATTTTTCAAACCGTGGATGAGGTGGCCAAAGGCGATGTGCGCACTCAAATTAAAAACATTCTTGGGCGTTTTATGTTTAAGGGCGATGATATTGATAAAAAAGTAAGTGTGCTGTCTGGTGGCGAAAAAACCAGATTGGCCATGGTGAAGCTGTTATTAGAACCTGTAAACCTGTTGATTCTCGATGAGCCCACCAATCACCTCGATTTAAAATCTAAAGACGTCTTAAAAGAAGCCTTACAAGATTTTGACGGTACGCTGGTATTGGTCTCTCACGACAGGGACTTTCTTCAAGGCTTGTCTAAAAAAGTGTTTGAGTTTAAAGACCAACGTGTGATTGAGCATTTTGAAACCATTGACGATTTCTTGGCCCGAAATCGGGTGGAGAGTTTGAAGGGGTTGGATTTGTAG
- a CDS encoding transporter substrate-binding domain-containing protein: MMSRITCAKMAFAYLLISLLCIASCGPSDQSTIETDTLIEAPIITRDLEAIKKEGKLRALTVYSGTSYFLYKGQPMGYEFDMLKRFAKHLDVELEIVVVKNLDELITKLNKGEGDLLAHGLTITSNRKKAVSFTNYLYLTKQVLVQKKPDNWRTMHWHKLENALIHDAIELLQDTVSIRKGSSYSKRVANLSEELGGPIFVNELSGEMSTDQIIKKVVSGDLKYTIADSNIAKIMASYYPILDVDVPVSFSQRIAWATRSNSPELLKETNLWLENLKKEVDYNVIYNKYFKNKKDFRRRVKSDFYSLNKEEISPYDALIQTHSQRINWDWRLVAALIYQESRFDPKNSSWANAEGLMQLMPKTAEELGVTDRSDPVQSIRGGTTYLNDIWNNFETIEDSTQRAKFTMASYNCGLYHVIDAQNLAQKNGLDASRWDDNVEDMVLALSSPKHYNDPVVKYGYVRGVEPYNYVNQIYERYSHYKQFIGE, translated from the coding sequence ATGATGTCAAGAATTACCTGTGCTAAGATGGCTTTCGCATATCTTTTGATATCCCTATTGTGCATTGCTAGTTGTGGGCCGTCAGACCAATCTACCATAGAGACCGATACATTAATTGAAGCCCCCATTATCACGCGAGATTTAGAGGCCATCAAAAAAGAGGGAAAACTAAGAGCACTTACCGTATATAGTGGTACAAGCTATTTTTTGTATAAAGGACAACCCATGGGTTACGAGTTTGATATGCTGAAACGTTTTGCCAAACATTTAGACGTCGAACTTGAAATTGTAGTCGTCAAGAACTTAGATGAGCTCATTACCAAGCTGAATAAAGGCGAAGGAGATCTATTGGCACACGGCCTTACGATTACTTCCAACCGAAAAAAAGCAGTGTCCTTTACAAATTACCTCTATTTGACCAAACAGGTCTTGGTACAAAAAAAGCCAGATAACTGGCGAACCATGCATTGGCACAAATTAGAAAATGCATTGATACACGATGCCATAGAATTACTACAAGATACGGTCTCTATTAGAAAAGGATCTTCTTACAGTAAGCGCGTGGCCAATCTTTCCGAAGAACTTGGCGGTCCTATTTTTGTCAATGAGCTTTCTGGTGAAATGTCTACAGATCAAATCATCAAGAAAGTGGTGAGCGGCGACCTTAAATATACCATTGCAGACAGCAACATTGCCAAAATCATGGCTTCCTATTATCCCATACTTGATGTAGATGTGCCCGTGAGTTTTTCGCAACGGATTGCCTGGGCAACACGATCTAACTCTCCCGAACTCTTAAAGGAAACCAATCTTTGGCTAGAAAACCTCAAAAAGGAAGTGGATTACAATGTGATCTATAATAAGTATTTCAAAAACAAAAAAGATTTTAGAAGACGGGTCAAAAGTGATTTTTACAGTTTGAATAAAGAAGAGATTAGCCCATACGATGCGCTTATTCAAACCCATTCCCAGCGCATCAACTGGGATTGGCGCCTTGTGGCTGCGCTCATTTATCAAGAATCTCGATTTGATCCCAAAAATAGTTCTTGGGCCAATGCCGAAGGTCTCATGCAACTGATGCCGAAAACCGCAGAAGAGTTAGGCGTTACCGATAGAAGCGATCCCGTACAGAGCATTAGAGGCGGCACCACTTACCTCAATGATATTTGGAATAATTTTGAGACTATTGAAGATTCCACTCAACGTGCAAAATTTACGATGGCCTCCTATAATTGCGGACTTTATCACGTAATAGACGCCCAAAATCTAGCCCAAAAAAATGGACTTGACGCCTCGCGTTGGGATGACAATGTGGAAGACATGGTTTTAGCACTCAGTTCTCCCAAACATTATAATGATCCCGTGGTAAAATACGGCTACGTAAGAGGTGTTGAACCTTACAATTACGTCAATCAAATTTATGAGCGCTACTCACATTACAAGCAGTTTATTGGGGAATGA
- a CDS encoding ferritin-like domain-containing protein produces the protein MKNKQILKVSTTSSRSSKSRRQFLKLSGMAALGSGLLIACSDDDDMMNNGPQPSIFDLGSGDLGVLNYAYALEQLEADFYTKVLNGSYWSGANEIEKQVLQDLYNHEVNHREFFSAAISAAVGENISAKLPDLEFDYGGLDFNNRNAVLGTAKVLEDTGVSAYNGAGKLITDPGYLVLAGKIVSVEARHASAIRTLINPGSADFAGDDVVDPATGLDRAQDPSAILAAVGDTGFIVTPFTANNLP, from the coding sequence ATGAAAAACAAGCAAATTTTAAAAGTAAGTACTACATCGAGTAGATCTTCCAAAAGTAGACGCCAATTTCTAAAACTAAGTGGAATGGCGGCCTTAGGATCAGGTCTTTTAATAGCCTGTAGTGACGATGACGACATGATGAACAACGGTCCTCAACCTTCCATATTTGATCTTGGGTCTGGAGATTTAGGTGTTTTAAATTACGCTTATGCACTTGAGCAACTAGAAGCCGATTTTTATACTAAGGTACTTAATGGTTCTTATTGGTCTGGCGCAAACGAAATTGAAAAGCAAGTACTTCAAGACTTATATAATCACGAGGTGAACCATAGAGAGTTTTTTAGCGCAGCAATTTCTGCAGCTGTAGGTGAAAATATTTCGGCAAAATTACCAGATTTAGAGTTTGATTATGGCGGTTTAGACTTCAATAATCGAAATGCCGTTTTAGGAACAGCAAAGGTTCTAGAAGATACTGGAGTTTCTGCTTACAATGGTGCTGGTAAATTAATTACTGATCCAGGCTATTTGGTACTGGCCGGTAAAATTGTTTCTGTAGAAGCAAGACATGCTTCTGCTATTAGAACCTTGATCAATCCAGGTTCTGCAGATTTCGCAGGAGATGATGTTGTAGATCCAGCTACGGGATTGGATCGCGCTCAAGATCCATCTGCAATTTTAGCGGCAGTGGGTGATACTGGATTTATTGTGACGCCTTTTACTGCAAATAACTTACCGTAA
- a CDS encoding ferritin-like domain-containing protein, which translates to MNIIKFLDEFTNESLNEKKSSRRDAFGQLGSLSKKALLAAIPLGLAAVPNKTYAYQNANNAVDALQLALTLEYLEDEFYDLALASNVITDPDVITVYQKISQHEQAHVDFLIAGLTNAGATPIEKPEFDFTAGGLFDPFNPDNPNAYAQLLALAQAFEDTGVRAYKGQAGNLQGSAFLTAGLQIHSVEARHASEIRRIRGLKGWITRDERGAGMPTQTQAVYDGEENVMQGGLDVTTLGDGLPFSVDASTEAYDEILTGAEATAIASLFIVS; encoded by the coding sequence ATGAATATTATAAAATTTTTAGACGAATTTACTAACGAAAGTCTTAACGAGAAGAAGTCTTCAAGACGTGATGCTTTCGGACAATTAGGATCATTGAGCAAAAAAGCGCTTTTAGCGGCCATTCCTTTAGGATTAGCGGCGGTTCCAAATAAAACCTATGCCTATCAAAATGCCAATAACGCAGTAGATGCGCTTCAATTAGCATTAACCCTAGAATATTTAGAAGACGAATTTTACGATTTGGCCCTTGCCTCTAATGTGATAACAGATCCTGATGTGATTACCGTCTACCAAAAAATATCCCAGCATGAGCAAGCGCACGTTGACTTTTTAATTGCTGGATTGACCAATGCAGGTGCTACACCCATTGAAAAACCAGAATTTGACTTTACCGCTGGAGGTTTATTCGATCCATTCAATCCCGATAATCCAAATGCCTATGCTCAGCTTTTAGCTTTAGCACAAGCTTTTGAAGATACTGGTGTAAGAGCATATAAAGGACAAGCAGGAAACCTGCAGGGATCTGCATTTTTAACAGCTGGTTTACAAATACATTCTGTTGAAGCCAGACATGCTTCAGAAATTAGAAGAATTAGAGGCCTAAAAGGATGGATTACAAGAGACGAGCGCGGTGCTGGCATGCCTACACAAACACAAGCCGTATATGATGGCGAAGAGAATGTGATGCAAGGTGGTCTAGATGTAACCACACTTGGCGATGGATTACCATTTTCAGTAGATGCTTCAACCGAAGCTTATGATGAAATTTTAACTGGAGCTGAAGCAACAGCAATTGCAAGTTTATTCATTGTTAGTTAA
- the rplM gene encoding 50S ribosomal protein L13, translating into MDTLSYKTISANKATVNKEWVLVDAADQTLGRLASKVAILLRGKHKPNFTPHVDCGDNVIVINAEKINLTGNKWKDKTYIRHTGYPGGQRSLTATELFGKDPARLVEKSVKGMLPKNKLGAVLFRNLNVVVGSEHKYDAQKPKTINLNEFN; encoded by the coding sequence GTGGATACATTAAGCTACAAAACGATTTCAGCAAACAAAGCTACTGTTAATAAAGAGTGGGTTTTGGTTGACGCTGCAGATCAAACGCTAGGGCGTTTAGCTTCTAAAGTAGCGATACTTTTAAGAGGCAAACACAAGCCAAACTTCACACCACATGTTGATTGTGGAGATAACGTCATTGTTATCAACGCAGAGAAAATCAACTTAACCGGAAACAAGTGGAAAGACAAGACGTACATTCGTCACACAGGTTATCCAGGTGGTCAAAGAAGTTTAACTGCGACAGAACTGTTTGGAAAAGATCCAGCAAGGCTCGTGGAAAAATCAGTAAAGGGAATGCTGCCGAAAAACAAATTGGGTGCAGTATTATTCCGTAATCTCAATGTTGTTGTTGGTTCAGAGCACAAATACGATGCTCAAAAACCAAAAACAATTAATTTAAACGAATTTAACTAA
- the rpsI gene encoding 30S ribosomal protein S9 yields MEVIHKIGRRKTAVARVYLAEGNGKITVNKKDVAAYFPTATLQYKVNQPLAMTNNDGNFDITVNVFGGGVTGQAEAIRLALSRAMCELDAENRLILKPEGLLTRDPRMVERKKFGQKKARKKFQFSKR; encoded by the coding sequence ATGGAAGTAATTCACAAAATCGGCCGTAGAAAGACGGCTGTTGCTCGTGTGTACCTTGCCGAAGGAAACGGCAAAATCACGGTGAACAAAAAAGACGTGGCGGCTTATTTTCCTACTGCAACATTGCAGTACAAAGTAAACCAACCTTTAGCCATGACTAACAATGATGGCAACTTTGATATTACAGTAAACGTTTTTGGTGGTGGGGTAACCGGCCAAGCAGAAGCGATCCGTTTAGCATTATCTCGCGCTATGTGTGAGCTTGATGCAGAAAACAGATTAATATTAAAGCCAGAAGGATTATTAACAAGAGACCCAAGAATGGTTGAGCGTAAGAAATTCGGTCAGAAGAAAGCGCGTAAGAAATTCCAATTCTCTAAACGTTAA
- the rpsB gene encoding 30S ribosomal protein S2 yields MEKVEVKDLLEAGVHFGHLTRKWDPNMAPYIYMERNGIHIINLYKTAAKIQETGEALQKIAASGKKILFVATKKQAKDIVAEKAGNVNMPYITERWPGGMLTNFITIRKAVKKMASIDRMKKDGTFNSLSKKERLQVDRQRAKLEKNLGSISDMTRLPGALFVVDIKREHIAIKEAQKLNIPIFAMVDTNSDPREVDYLIPSNDDASKSIEKIMSCVTSAVADGLSERKSEKTEKEAKSEKSSAAKKEVKSESKDDAKAEPKKAKAVSSEEEE; encoded by the coding sequence ATGGAAAAAGTAGAAGTAAAAGACTTACTTGAAGCAGGTGTACACTTTGGTCACCTTACAAGAAAATGGGATCCAAACATGGCTCCTTATATTTATATGGAACGTAATGGTATCCATATTATCAACCTTTACAAGACTGCAGCAAAAATTCAAGAAACTGGAGAAGCTCTTCAAAAAATAGCGGCTTCTGGAAAGAAAATTCTTTTTGTTGCTACAAAAAAACAAGCAAAAGATATTGTTGCTGAAAAAGCTGGCAATGTTAATATGCCTTATATCACAGAAAGATGGCCTGGTGGCATGTTAACCAACTTTATCACTATTAGAAAAGCGGTGAAGAAAATGGCCTCTATTGATAGAATGAAAAAGGACGGTACGTTCAATTCCCTTTCCAAGAAAGAGCGTTTACAAGTAGATCGTCAACGTGCTAAACTAGAAAAAAACTTAGGTTCCATTTCTGACATGACACGTTTACCAGGTGCTTTGTTCGTAGTTGATATCAAACGTGAGCATATTGCCATTAAAGAAGCTCAAAAATTAAATATTCCAATTTTCGCAATGGTGGATACCAATTCAGATCCTCGCGAAGTAGATTATTTAATCCCGTCTAATGACGATGCTTCTAAATCTATCGAGAAAATCATGTCTTGTGTAACTTCAGCAGTTGCAGATGGTCTTTCTGAAAGAAAATCTGAGAAAACTGAAAAAGAAGCGAAGAGCGAAAAATCTTCAGCTGCTAAAAAAGAAGTAAAATCAGAATCAAAAGATGATGCTAAAGCTGAACCTAAAAAAGCAAAAGCAGTATCTAGCGAAGAAGAAGAATAA
- the tsf gene encoding translation elongation factor Ts yields the protein MVKVTAAEVNKLRQATGAGMMDCKKALVEAEGDFDKAIEVLRKKGQKVAEKRADRDSSEGAAIANINDDNTSGVAIVLGCETDFVGKNENFVALANDMGDVALNFSTKEAFLDADFKGMTVADKLTEQTGVIGEKLDITAFEKLDAPYVGQYVHINKIAALVGLSKSVDNVETLVKDVAMQVASMGATTLSYKDFDPAYIASETEARIAEIEKDNIELGRLGKTQKNVPSYISMAQLTPEVMAEAEEAAKAELKAEGKPEQIWDRILPGKMERFISDNTTLDQEQCLLDQKFIKDDKLTVAEYVKTYGDVEVTGFKRVTVG from the coding sequence ATGGTTAAAGTAACAGCCGCAGAAGTAAATAAATTAAGACAAGCAACTGGTGCAGGTATGATGGACTGCAAAAAAGCGTTGGTTGAAGCTGAAGGTGATTTTGATAAAGCTATCGAAGTTTTACGTAAAAAAGGTCAAAAAGTTGCTGAGAAAAGAGCCGATAGAGATTCCTCTGAAGGTGCAGCTATAGCTAATATTAATGATGACAACACTTCTGGTGTTGCTATCGTGTTAGGTTGCGAAACTGATTTCGTTGGAAAAAACGAGAACTTCGTAGCATTGGCAAATGACATGGGAGACGTTGCTTTAAACTTTAGTACTAAAGAAGCATTTCTTGATGCTGATTTTAAAGGAATGACCGTTGCTGATAAATTAACAGAACAAACTGGTGTGATTGGTGAGAAATTAGACATCACAGCTTTTGAAAAATTAGATGCCCCTTACGTAGGTCAGTACGTGCACATCAATAAAATTGCAGCTTTGGTAGGTCTTTCTAAATCTGTTGATAATGTTGAGACGCTAGTTAAAGATGTCGCAATGCAAGTAGCCTCTATGGGCGCGACAACATTGTCTTACAAAGATTTTGATCCTGCTTACATCGCTTCAGAAACTGAAGCTAGAATTGCAGAGATCGAAAAAGATAATATTGAGTTGGGACGTTTGGGTAAAACTCAAAAAAACGTACCATCATACATCTCTATGGCACAATTAACTCCAGAAGTTATGGCAGAAGCTGAAGAAGCTGCTAAAGCAGAACTTAAAGCTGAAGGTAAGCCTGAGCAAATTTGGGATCGTATTCTTCCAGGAAAAATGGAGCGTTTCATCTCTGATAACACGACATTAGATCAAGAACAATGTCTTTTAGACCAAAAATTCATTAAAGATGATAAGCTAACCGTAGCCGAATACGTGAAGACTTACGGTGATGTTGAAGTTACAGGATTCAAAAGAGTAACCGTTGGTTAA
- the pyrH gene encoding UMP kinase — MKYKRILLKLSGEALMGSRQYGIDPDRLSEYAKDIKEITELGVEVAIVIGGGNIFRGVAGAMNGMDRVQGDYMGMLATVINGLALQNALEDAEVKTRLQTAIKINEVAEPFIRRKAMSHLNKGRVVIFGGGTGNPYFTTDSAAVLRAIEIEADVILKGTRVDGIYDADPEKNTNAIKFEHITFDDVLRKGLKVMDTTAFTLSQENNLPIIVFDMNKKGNLMKVVTGENIGTKVNL, encoded by the coding sequence ATGAAATACAAAAGAATTCTCCTAAAATTATCTGGCGAGGCACTCATGGGATCAAGGCAATACGGCATTGACCCAGATCGTTTATCAGAGTATGCCAAAGATATTAAGGAAATTACAGAACTAGGAGTTGAAGTTGCCATTGTTATTGGCGGTGGAAACATTTTTCGTGGGGTCGCTGGCGCCATGAACGGTATGGATCGGGTTCAAGGAGATTACATGGGCATGTTGGCCACAGTAATCAATGGTTTGGCATTGCAAAATGCCTTAGAAGATGCTGAAGTAAAAACGAGATTGCAAACAGCCATTAAAATTAATGAAGTTGCCGAACCGTTTATTAGACGTAAGGCAATGAGCCACCTTAATAAAGGACGCGTCGTTATCTTTGGTGGTGGCACAGGAAATCCTTATTTCACAACAGATTCTGCCGCCGTTTTAAGAGCTATAGAAATTGAAGCCGATGTGATTTTAAAAGGCACTCGCGTAGATGGCATCTATGACGCAGATCCTGAAAAAAACACCAATGCCATTAAATTTGAACATATTACCTTTGATGATGTACTTAGAAAAGGATTAAAGGTGATGGATACCACTGCCTTTACCTTAAGCCAAGAGAACAACTTACCCATCATTGTGTTTGATATGAACAAGAAAGGTAATTTGATGAAAGTGGTCACTGGCGAAAATATTGGCACCAAAGTCAATCTTTAA